The window GATTCTCTACGGAAGAGCGATGCGGTGATGTGGTTCACGGGGCGAGGCTTGATGAAACTCTCCAACAGGGAAAAGTCACATAGAAAGAGCTGCCGGAGCACGTCGCGGTATGCCTTGGCGGCGGCTGTGGCGTTGGTGCCACCCGTCTCCAAGGTCAGTGTCTTCTCTACGTGCCAAAGTGGCTCAAAGAGGTAGAACATGTTGTCGACTTGCTGGTTGAAAAACTCGCCCACAAAGGACGAGCCAGTTCTGGTCGTGGCCAGAAGAAGAATGTCTTTTCTGCCATTCACTGCCCCTTGCCGGTAGTCGCTGTAGTTCTCCAGGCGCCGCTTCATCAGCATGAAGGGTGAGTTTAACTTGCCGCTAAGGATGAGAGAAACATTTGGCTTCGGCAGCACGTCTGCAAATCCACTAGGTTGTATCGGGGTCTGGGCGGTCTGCCTCGAGGCCAGTTTATCCGACACTCTAAACCAGAATAGAATCACAGCAATATAGTTTCAGTTCTGAGTTCACCAGGGAGAGGAGTTAATATTCCTGAGATGGAAATTTACTCGGAGTAGTTGTTTGTGACTTCatcgttgaatttttttatctgttttacTGTAAACTTGAAAGAGAGTGacacatttggacaattgtgcAAGTGAGGGTTCTATTCATTTCCTGAAAGTAATGTCATACAATTGCATAAGAGTATTTCCTGACATTAAGTAAGTGACCaagtaatatacatatatatatatatatatatattttttggattgtCTCTATCTTATGTGGGATTTGGCTAGTCATCACCTAGTAGATCAACTCTCCATTTGATAACCTTACAAGTTAATGGGAAATgccaattaaatgtgttttcagcACTCACCTTGAGATAATGTTGTTCTCCTTCTCGATGATAACGAGCGCCACAAAGAAGACGATGGGTATGGTGTATTTAAACCTCATTCTGCAATTCCTGGGTCTGCAACTTAATGGATTCTGCCAATCTCCAAATCCTCACTGCCAGGAATGCCTTAAAGAACCTAGTGGTCATCCGTATTCCCCTCACTTGCAGACTCATTCTTGCAATTTTTCAACCTGTGGATGAAACCAACATCAGTCTACCGGTTGCACGTTTGGCATATAAACATAGAGGAAGTTGTTGCGCAATGTCAGGGCATGATAAGGCAATCTACCaagataaaaatagaaaaactagATGTGGCTCTTGTCCACTTCCTTTCCTCTGTAAGTGTCTGTTATCTTGAGTGCAGCCGTGCATCTCAAAAAGTGCTCACCCACCATGCCAGTCTCCTCCTAAACTACAAACAGAAGTCTGTGGGCACTTGTTAGCTTTGTGTGATAGACCACAATCAAACATGTAACTCTTCTCATGGAAGTAGTAATCGGAAACTGACCATTTCCTTGCCCAAGGACATGACCATCCCGACATGAGCTGCTGTCCCTTGTCAACACCGGCAGATATTTTCAACACGGGCTACTGTTCCATGCCTAGACCGTCTACTCTGGTCCCGATGACTTCACGATTCCCTGAAAATCTGCTTTTATTCTTTGACAATAGAGTTGTGGCTTGTCCAAATGGTACATTTGTGAGCTGTTGATTGTATACCTTTTGAAAGTATTTTCCATCCTTTTcccatataaatatagcgtgccagcaagcaatgtacccagacagtcaagctgtcagcgagATACAGTgatatctacagaatcttgaattaaGTGTGTAAAATAAAGAGGCATAGAAAATGATCCGgatttaagtgcgccctatgtgactAAATATGTGtgcattgcatttgtacagtattatcgcttaataaagggaattgcaatcattaataaggggagcaattggctgaAGTTGGTTGACAGCTATGTTTTTTGGCTTCTACAAGAGACCCCGGTCATCTAAATCGCTGTTAAATAACCAATTACCATCACATTGTTTGACCCTGCTTTGACTTTTCATTTTTAGAAGTCCAGTTGTTACCGCCTACATCATagtttgtgtatttatgtgtgtataagtgtgtatgtgtgtgtttaatgACTGCACACAGTCTAAGCACTCGGGATTTTTGGATACTGCTTGTGAAATTCTCCGGGAAATTGCAAGTCATTTAAATGGAAAGGTGCGTCATGAAAATTGTAGTGTAGATGAGTTTTTCCTCCCAACCTTGATTGAGTCAGAGCCCATGTTTTACATACTGTCTTCCCACAAACCAGTAAAAGAAAGATGGATACACAGGTTATTTATGTACTGTACCTTCTGCCATCTAAAGGGAAGAAATGTGTCTGGAGTAAACATTTGgtgggggttatgttttaagGTCCGTTTTGCACCACCCTGTCGCATGCCGGGACTACAAAGGGTCTCTTGACGCGGGAGTGACCCCGCATAACGTTGAACTCGGCCAGGTCACTCGCACGTCAAGACGCAACGAGATAGCAGACACACAAGGAGCCCCCAACATTCACTTCTGATACATCAGTGTCATTGGTttggttttgtcatttttaaacattacattcaagcgctatatctttttttttaaacgcattGGCTGCCAATAGACGTCAATGCCATTGAAACATGAGTTTTAACAGCCAGTCTAAATAACATCTGAGAACATAAATGGCACGCAATGAGTTAATGAAGTCTTCTCAGTTAATTTGGTCAGTGATTAGtcttccaatttattttgatttataattgtcacaaaacccaaataaaatgtattttctattaataaacatattttacatttgtacAATACTATACTATAATGGgttcaatgcttttttttccactcagttaatatgaatatacattttcattcatggCATATTTTTAGGATGATATATTTATACTCTAATATTGAGTAATACTCATACATGGTAAAGGCAATATATGTTTAGGAAAATCGTATGCAATCAAGAAAACATtgtaattatttgattttacatttttaagaagCTTTCTAGGCAACGCACCTGTTTTACTCTATATAAATTTAAGACAATGTTGTAAATAATAGTTCTGGTAGTTTACATATCTTTAGGATTTAAAAcagtactattatacatatactaACTATACTGCCGCACTTCACTATAGAAACAGGTAATAGATTAATAGTGATATTGCTGTAACAAAGACAAGGAAATTTTAAGAGTCACAATGTGTTCATGCAATCTAtaatattttatgttaaattATAATTTACTTGATCTAAAAAATGAGTTATGCTTTTAGCAATACCGTTATACCCACGTTGGCAATTAATGAAATCAGGTGCCTGTTAGTTTGTTGTGTACCCACCATGTGTCCACGCTGTTATATTGAAATTGTCCAGATATGATTATTAATTCCATGATTTTCtcccaatgaacaaaaaatgaaaaaaacaaaaatagtaaaGATGAGTGCAAAAATCCACCTTGTGAGCGGCATTCAGACTGCGCGttcaacaaaatgaaaaactttggCGCACTGAGATCAACTCGTGGCTTGAGGCTGGTTGACGTCAAAGATGAACTCCGCCCATTGAAATATGAATGATCTACAAACAATTAATAAATTGTACATTTGCACCCACTTATGTGTCTGAAATGCAAAATGGAATAGCGTGATAGTTTTATGTGCAATTGTTGTTTTATACCAGTTTAGTGGAGATTGTCACAATATAAAGACATTGGTTCCCTCTTGTGGAAAAAAGCTGCAGAAATATATACGTAATTACTATAATAAACAATTTAAAGTAACTTGTTAATGATTgtgaatgttttcatttaatgCAGCATATAACATATTTGTAGAAAAATGGTGATAGAATAATAAAGAGTCATTTCTGCTTGACATGTTGATCAGAGCTATTtctcaaataaaataataggTTTAGgagttaaaatgtatttcacaGTCTGAACATACATCCACAttacttttgtttatttcattgtttagtttatttttatttttaagacgtTGTAATCAAGAATTATACCAGATAGTGGCAGTAATGCGtcccaaaaatgtcaataaggagaagaagaaaaatagcagGAGGGGGCTGAACTTGCAACGGAAGTCACCCTTCCTATGtcagtgtttttaaaaattcgGCGGTTGCTTGCCTGTCCCCTCCTTTACGAGTCATTATAAAGGTGGAACTCTTTAAACCAAAGCTTCAGGAACGTAAGTCACACAGATTTCATTTATCATTgtgaaagaataaaaataactgggtTACAAGCCGATCCATTCCACCGATTTCACAAGACAAGGCTCGATTAGTTGTAGGGCAGCTAATAGCATCATAGCTGCACGGTGAACTGGCTTTCTGTATCGCGTGTTATTGTTCTATTCCACTTTTAGAATGTTAGATCGAGATCTAATGAAATGCAATTGCATACACAGTTATTAGATCCCCTCGCACATAATAGTAATAACCAACGCACTAATATGCATCCAAAACTTACTAATATTATTTTATGTCTTAAATAGTAACATAAAATGTTTATCCGGATCCACCCAAAATAATatcataaaatattaataattatgcAATAATTAAGTGTAcgatttttgtttagttttgcaTCATATTACCTTTTTTACACTTTTGTTGTGCATGTTCTTTTGACTTTGTCGCCGCCTTGTGGCTCACAAATGTAAACACAGCTGAGAAAACCATCCTTGACTTAGGTATCTCTTTATTTAAAGAAAGAATAGCACTCCTAACACTTTAATCTTATTCCTGCAACAGTAATATCATGCTGCAGCATCGGAAAGGTGAAGATCAGCCAGAACTTTTGGGAAAACTTTCTCCTGGAGAGAAGAAACTCAAAGGCAAGACCTTTTATCTGGACAATTTGAGGAAACGTCCTGCAACCTTGCTTTTGGAAGCCATAGCTCTTCTTGGAGGAGTAAGTCAAAAGTCTTATTTTGGTAATTTTGCACACAGAAAACCTATTTATGtacttcattgattttttttttttcaaaaggggATCGAGAGCTTCCTCCACAGAGATGTAAGCTTTGTCGTTACGGGAAATCACGAGAGGTCGGAGGAAAAAAGGTTTGCTGGAAGTAAGCACAAAGATGAGCTCCAGCGATCTGTGAAGGGCCAAGAAAGTCTTCTTGACAGCTGCAAACCGCGACCAGGAACTTCTGGGCCCGTGGTATGTATTAAtgccttaaaaataaatcaataagttaGTGGTTCTTTCACACTCTTTTTACTGTGCTGTATATATTTCTCTAAATGCAAATTGATCAAATGATTCatctctttttttgttgactGTCTTCTCCAGGCATGCGGCAGCAGAGGAAAAGCACTCCTTGAAAAAGCCATCCGCAACAATGTAAATTGCCGAGCTGCAGACTTTAATACCTTTGCTGTAGTCCTCAagtcaaatattgttttattttgtaggaGCGGCTACAGGCGAGCAATGTGCTGGTCAATGCACGTTCATGGGGAGTCAGCATTGTTCATGTGGATGGTATCCTTTTATGGTttggtaaaaatacatatatttttttaagagttcCTATTATAGTGAATCTTTGGACACAGCAGATGGCGACACTTGAGTTCTAATGCATGGGCACTCTACAGATTGATGCTTAAAAGTAGATTGATGTATTCCAAAAGGTTTACTGTTTGTTACTTAGCGCTACCACAGATATACTTCGTTACTTGAAGAAACTGAACAGTGAACGTGTCATTGGGAAACCCAGCAGAGCTGAGGTAAGACAAGGAAATCCTAATGTTAAAATTGTCACTCATGGTGATATATGTCTAATTCCTTTTGACTGAGAGGGTTGGCAGAGATCATTCACTGCTTACCTCTCTCAGTGAAAACAGTTTGGGCATCTATAGTCGTCAGTGGAGGGCCAGTGTGTTAAAATGTGTGTCTATTTCAGAGGACATCCACCAAGCAAAGGTCAAGCCATGTCGTCAAAGGTCAGTGAATACAATGTGAAAATACTGCAACTGTAATGCTTTTGAATTTGGACTGGATTAATATTTGTTCGCTTATTTTTTGCAGCCGTACCTCTACGATCACCTTACCTCAAAATTGAAGACTGTTGCAGGTGAGGTAGTGGTTTGCAGTggatatttaaaatgttcatgCAGCATAGttctaatgacattttttgaaatttgcatatataaaaatgttttgccaAATTAATAGGGAAGTTTCTACCATCATGAATAGGACTTAGGCTCGGTAAAACTCAAATTTTATAAGCTCAGCTAGTAGTTGAAACCTATGGAAAGTGGAGGTTAATGTAAACTGGAAAAAACTGTGCTCTTGTATTACAAATTAATATCTGTCTGTGTGTGGCTAATACTAGGGGTAATGGAAACACAGCTAGTGAAAGTTTACCTGCCAGGACTCTAGTTGAAAGGTTTCAACTTTCCTAATAGCACCTTTTTCAAAAATGGCAGCATGTAACATGACGAGCTTGTGGACCCCCTGGTGTCCACAACTACAACGGATAGCGTTTCTAGTTGTGCCCCTGCAGGGGATGTGTACACTAACTGCTCGTTTCATTTCTCCTCTCATTTGGCCTAATTGAATTGCtctgaaacaaaaacatggaaatAACAGCAAATGAACTGAGACTGTGGAAATTGTCAATTGTCTTAGCTGGTGTTGCTTTAATACTAgagaaataaattcaatttgtaATAGTAATTTATCTGTAATAAATGTGGGTAGATATTTTGCGTTGATTTTAATTGACTAAGTCAGTATCACAAAGCAGGATGGTCATTTTGCActtgttttaaaggcaaatggtctcaaatattaacatttttatttttatttgtatccagGAAGTACAAGCCTTTGCACATGCAGTCCATGAGCTTCCCTTCACTTTATTATTCGGGTCGATTTAGTCCCTTTGagtgtcctcctcctcctcgttttGAGAAGACAGcacaagaaggaaaaaaaacaaggttggTTCAAAGAATTCAGTCTCCTGGCTGGTGAATGGCACTTTTTCACTGTTGTTGTTATTCAAACCAAATAGCAAAGTCAAAAGTGGCAGTAAAGAAAAATCTCCAACCCGGTCCCCATGGCAACCACACAAAAAGGGCAACTCTTACTGTGAATGTTGCCTGCAGCCTTTTACTAACCTGGAAGAGGTAAGATTCTTTTCATCTCATGTGGCTTCTTCGTACCTGACTGTTTAATTTGTCTTCCTTTCTTTTTTGCAGCACTTACAGTCTGAACAGCATCGCACCTTTGTGCAAGAAAGCTCCAATTTTAGCACCTTGGATTGTCTGATTGTTCAAATGCTTCCCATTTTTGACCAAAATCCTTTTGAACAATCTGAAGAAGCAATGAATAGGTCAGCTATAATCACATTTAGTTTgcacacatttttaatcatcaatcattgtttttaaccttgtctttttttttgtagactaCAAGATTCTCTGGTAAACTCATTGAACTGTGAATTGGAGACTCTGAGCGATGGAGAAACAGAAAAGGAAGTTCAGGCCTTCAAAAGACAACCCTTCACTCGTCTACCAACTGAGGAATCTCCTCTTAAGACTGGAAACCCACCAGAAGAACAGATTCCTGTCACAAATCCAGTCATAATAGAACCTGACATCCAGGAATCTGACAGCTTTATCCAGCCTTCTGATAGGTCCATGCCAATATTGGACTTGGCGCCACAAGTCAATTTTTCTGTCACCCCCCATTCTCATCCTCATCCACTCTTGCCTTATCTGGCCACTGAAGATCTCTCATTTGACCCAAACTCCCTTCCTCCAGTCCTCAGCCCGCAAATCTTCACTTCTGATGATTTTGAGCCTTGTTCTCTATACTCGGAACCTCCTGTCCTCAGTCCACAGACTTACTTCAACGAGGTTAATGAATCTGAAATGGACATAATGGCAAGTGTGTCTGAATCTTTTCCCATTCCCATCCTCAGAGTTTCATATGGAGACCTTCCCgttcccaaaaaaacaatgggcTCACAACCAGAGGACATTTTAAAAGAGCCTTTGTCTCTTTTGAAGCAATCTCGCCCGGCAACAACAAACCTCAAAAAACGCCGTCGGAATTCCAGTTGCGTGCACGAgcgcaaaaaaaggacaaagacaGAAGACCTCACACGATCAGAAAGTCACAACATTACGGCGGATGAGTCATTTTATATTTCAAGGGCAAATGTTGAAAAAGTACAGTCTGGAGCAAATGACTCTATTATCAGCAGAATTTACCCTCTCGAGGGAGCTGGACTATATTCTCCCCCAAACGTGTCAGGTCAAAGCATTCACACAAGATGGTTGTCCGCTTCACAGATGAATTCACGTCAACCCTGCCGAGACTCGCCACAGTCCACGGCGGTTTGCATCGACCCGGATCTCATCCCAGACGTAGCCTGGCTTAATCCGTCCTCGTCCGACTCGGATTGGGACTGCGAGCTGCTGTCTCGCCTGGATTCCACACACAAAAGGCCACTGTCGGGCCGATGTGACCCCCCACCAGACAAGGTGGACCAAGACTTTCTCCATAGACCGTGCACGTGGATGAGTGACACGAGCTACGAGTCACGGCTTCACACCGCCCTGCAACCGACCACCCCTGTGGTAGAACCCTCGACTTTCTCCAGAACTGTGGTTCAGATTGTTGAGGTTCTTCACTGACTGTCCTTGTGGGGAATTCCACAACCCCAAATTATTGCCCCTTAAAAGACAATAGAGTTATTTATACACTCACAATATGTAAATATGAACCGCTAGGAATCATCTACaacacattcctttttttttggttgacaaAATTTCAGCGTTTATGCCTGGCAGTGTTATTTAAAACAGTTTATTAggggttttattttccttttaaggTTGTCTTATATTGGACTTTCTAAGCAAgcagaaaacatattttcaagaAATTATAATTTGACCTTGTTATCCCTTTTGAAACAGCAAcccaattttattttcaatattatgccccaacttaaaaaaatacccatTAATTGCTAAATTGATCAGCTTGTGCAATATTCAGTTTGATTTGGAAAGGGTACAGCTGTAtatttgatttaatattttcaaattgggtataaataacactttttggggttatttaaaaaaaaacctgccagTGTTGTCATGTTTCAAAAACCTAGGTTACAATCAATAAACAAAGGGACCTAAATGTTCTAAATTGCTACgttctttatttgttttaaataaaactttGTAAAATATTCTCTGCCTGGTACAGAAATAAGTAATTCAACAAACAGGAAATATCAAGTGAGAATGTACGCGTCAAATGACACTACATCGAACCAGGGCATATACTCAAAACCGCCCCCCACGAGGCCACAGTGTTGAGAGAGAAACCGTTCTCCTGCTCTCGTTGGGGTAAAGGGGGATTCCACCAGGAGCCCCACGGCTGCTGCGACC is drawn from Stigmatopora nigra isolate UIUO_SnigA chromosome 18, RoL_Snig_1.1, whole genome shotgun sequence and contains these coding sequences:
- the dbf4b gene encoding protein DBF4 homolog B, translated to MLQHRKGEDQPELLGKLSPGEKKLKGKTFYLDNLRKRPATLLLEAIALLGGGIESFLHRDVSFVVTGNHERSEEKRFAGSKHKDELQRSVKGQESLLDSCKPRPGTSGPVACGSRGKALLEKAIRNNERLQASNVLVNARSWGVSIVHVDDILRYLKKLNSERVIGKPSRAERTSTKQRSSHVVKAVPLRSPYLKIEDCCRKYKPLHMQSMSFPSLYYSGRFSPFECPPPPRFEKTAQEGKKTSKVKSGSKEKSPTRSPWQPHKKGNSYCECCLQPFTNLEEHLQSEQHRTFVQESSNFSTLDCLIVQMLPIFDQNPFEQSEEAMNRLQDSLVNSLNCELETLSDGETEKEVQAFKRQPFTRLPTEESPLKTGNPPEEQIPVTNPVIIEPDIQESDSFIQPSDRSMPILDLAPQMNSRQPCRDSPQSTAVCIDPDLIPDVAWLNPSSSDSDWDCELLSRLDSTHKRPLSGRCDPPPDKVDQDFLHRPCTWMSDTSYESRLHTALQPTTPVVEPSTFSRTVVQIVEVLH